One genomic segment of Emcibacter sp. SYSU 3D8 includes these proteins:
- a CDS encoding 3-hydroxyacyl-CoA dehydrogenase NAD-binding domain-containing protein, producing the protein MTETIKFEVDADGIALLTIDLPGRSMNVINGDVSRDLSALIEKVADDPAIKGAVITSGKPAFLAGADLGMLGSQAGASSLKDMFEHAHAMNRQMRRLETCGKPFAAAINGLAMGGGLEITLACHYRVCADDPKIQLALPEVKVGLLPGGGGTQRLPRLMGVQASLMYLLKGDSMTPQQAKAGNVVHELAPLAEIVARAKAWIREKADPVQPWDKKGFKVPGGEGPFNPGIVQTFTGASAMAQKETLGNYPAVEAILSCVYEGHQVPMDAALRIESRYFTRLMMDPSSKAMIRSLFINKQAADKLARRPQGVDKFQVKTLGVLGAGMMGAGIAYVSAQAGMNVILLDTTQEAADKGKAYSQGLVDKGVQRGKVSAEKGKALLDRITPTTSYDALEGCDLVIEAVFENREIKDDVTRKTEAAVPDLPVFASNTSTLPISGLAKSFSRTADFIGLHFFSPVDRMPLVEIIMGKDTSQETLARAMDYVGQIRKTPIVVNDSRGFYTSRCFGTYVAEGLAMLADGIVPALIENGGKQAGMPVGPLDVGDAVSIELGYKVREQTKKDLGDAYKAAPGDHIVDKLMELGRLGKKAGKGYYEYPEGGKKFIWPGLTENWPSATDQPDVAEVKKRFLYRQAVEAARCLEENVLTEPADGDIGAIFGWGFAPFTGGPFSLIDAVGAEAFVRECDRLAQQYGARFAPPQLLRDMAAKGESFYGNKAKAAA; encoded by the coding sequence ATGACCGAAACCATCAAGTTCGAGGTCGATGCCGACGGCATCGCCCTGCTGACCATCGACCTGCCCGGCCGTTCCATGAACGTCATCAATGGGGACGTGTCGCGCGACCTGTCGGCGCTGATCGAGAAGGTCGCCGACGATCCGGCGATCAAGGGCGCCGTGATCACCTCTGGCAAACCGGCATTCCTTGCTGGCGCCGATCTGGGCATGCTGGGCTCGCAGGCGGGCGCATCGTCGCTCAAGGACATGTTCGAGCACGCCCACGCCATGAACCGGCAGATGCGCCGGCTCGAAACCTGCGGCAAACCCTTCGCGGCAGCCATCAACGGCCTTGCCATGGGCGGCGGGCTGGAGATCACGCTGGCCTGCCATTACCGCGTCTGCGCCGACGACCCGAAGATCCAGCTCGCCCTGCCGGAAGTGAAGGTCGGCCTGCTCCCGGGCGGCGGCGGCACCCAGCGTCTGCCACGCCTGATGGGCGTGCAGGCTTCGCTGATGTATCTGCTGAAAGGTGATTCCATGACCCCGCAGCAGGCCAAGGCCGGCAATGTGGTGCACGAGCTGGCGCCGCTGGCCGAGATCGTCGCCCGCGCCAAGGCATGGATCAGGGAGAAGGCGGACCCGGTGCAGCCCTGGGACAAGAAGGGTTTCAAGGTGCCAGGCGGCGAAGGGCCCTTCAATCCGGGCATCGTCCAGACCTTCACCGGCGCCTCGGCCATGGCGCAGAAGGAGACGCTGGGCAATTATCCGGCCGTCGAGGCGATCCTGTCCTGCGTCTATGAGGGCCATCAGGTGCCCATGGACGCGGCGTTGCGCATCGAAAGCCGCTATTTCACCAGGCTGATGATGGACCCGTCGTCCAAGGCCATGATCCGCTCGCTGTTCATCAACAAGCAGGCGGCCGACAAGCTTGCCCGCCGGCCGCAGGGCGTCGACAAGTTCCAGGTGAAGACCCTGGGCGTGCTGGGCGCCGGCATGATGGGCGCGGGCATTGCCTATGTCTCGGCCCAGGCCGGCATGAACGTGATCCTGCTCGACACCACGCAAGAGGCCGCCGACAAGGGCAAGGCCTATTCGCAGGGCCTGGTGGACAAGGGTGTGCAGCGCGGCAAGGTCAGCGCCGAAAAAGGCAAGGCCCTGCTGGACCGCATCACACCGACCACGTCCTATGACGCTCTCGAGGGCTGCGACCTGGTGATCGAGGCTGTGTTCGAGAACCGCGAGATCAAGGACGACGTCACGCGCAAGACCGAGGCCGCCGTGCCCGACCTGCCCGTGTTCGCGTCCAACACCTCGACCCTGCCGATCTCGGGCCTGGCGAAGAGTTTCTCACGCACGGCCGATTTCATCGGCCTGCATTTCTTCTCACCCGTCGACCGCATGCCGCTGGTCGAGATCATCATGGGCAAGGACACGTCGCAGGAAACTCTGGCCCGCGCCATGGATTACGTGGGCCAGATCCGCAAGACGCCGATCGTGGTCAACGACAGCCGCGGCTTTTATACGTCGCGCTGCTTCGGTACCTATGTGGCCGAAGGCCTCGCCATGCTGGCCGATGGCATCGTGCCCGCATTGATCGAGAATGGCGGCAAGCAGGCCGGCATGCCGGTCGGCCCGCTGGATGTGGGCGACGCCGTTTCCATCGAACTGGGCTACAAGGTCCGCGAACAGACGAAGAAGGATCTCGGCGACGCCTACAAAGCCGCGCCGGGCGACCACATCGTCGACAAGCTGATGGAGCTTGGCCGCCTGGGCAAGAAGGCGGGCAAGGGCTATTACGAATATCCCGAAGGCGGCAAGAAGTTCATCTGGCCCGGCCTGACCGAGAACTGGCCTTCCGCCACGGACCAGCCGGACGTCGCCGAAGTGAAGAAACGCTTCCTTTATCGGCAGGCCGTCGAAGCCGCCCGCTGCCTGGAAGAGAACGTGCTGACCGAACCGGCGGACGGCGATATCGGCGCCATCTTCGGCTGGGGCTTCGCGCCCTTTACCGGCGGGCCGTTCAGCCTGATCGACGCAGTAGGCGCCGAGGCCTTTGTGCGCGAGTGTGACCGCCTGGCCCAGCAATATGGCGCCCGCTTTGCCCCGCCCCAGCTGTTGCGCGACATGGCGGCCAAGGGCGAGAGCTTCTATGGCAACAAGGCGAAGGCGGCGGCGTAG